The Cellulomonas wangleii genome includes a region encoding these proteins:
- a CDS encoding M15 family metallopeptidase — MTPRPWRGILVAGFVVVAVVGIGGAATGLWSELAGDPAMRIQGLTEEVPWHEALPVPSYAPAAEPEPAPEPTFDLATHSTTDPASPWVIVNKQHPIAADHVPGDLVDVGGARLRAAVQPDLAAMVAAADQAGARLVVRSGFRSYAEQAAARADVEGRRGFAHAERYSARPGFSEHETGLAVDIDSGTQPECNLQTCFAQTAEGRWLAEHAWEHGFVVRYTEQNTAVTGYAPEGWHLRWVGRDLTAWLHAQGVGSLEEAFGVPGGPDYPTG; from the coding sequence ATGACCCCTCGTCCCTGGCGCGGCATCCTGGTCGCCGGGTTCGTGGTGGTGGCCGTCGTGGGCATCGGCGGAGCCGCCACCGGGCTGTGGTCCGAGCTGGCGGGCGACCCGGCGATGCGCATCCAGGGCCTCACCGAGGAGGTGCCCTGGCACGAGGCCCTGCCCGTGCCGTCCTACGCGCCCGCGGCCGAGCCCGAGCCGGCACCGGAGCCCACGTTCGACCTGGCCACGCACTCCACGACGGACCCCGCGAGCCCGTGGGTGATCGTCAACAAGCAGCACCCCATCGCGGCGGACCACGTGCCGGGCGACCTCGTGGACGTGGGCGGGGCGCGGCTGCGGGCCGCCGTGCAGCCGGACCTCGCGGCGATGGTCGCGGCGGCGGACCAGGCGGGTGCCCGGCTCGTCGTGCGCAGCGGGTTCCGGTCGTACGCCGAGCAGGCCGCGGCGCGTGCCGACGTCGAGGGGCGTCGCGGGTTCGCGCACGCCGAGCGCTACTCGGCGCGCCCCGGGTTCTCGGAGCACGAGACCGGCCTCGCGGTGGACATCGACTCCGGGACGCAGCCGGAGTGCAACCTGCAGACCTGCTTCGCGCAGACGGCCGAGGGCCGGTGGCTCGCCGAGCACGCCTGGGAGCACGGGTTCGTCGTGCGCTACACCGAGCAGAACACCGCGGTCACCGGGTACGCGCCGGAGGGCTGGCACCTGCGCTGGGTGGGCCGCGACCTGACCGCGTGGCTGCACGCCCAGGGCGTCGGCTCGCTCGAGGAGGCGTTCGGGGTCCCCGGAGGACCGGACTACCCCACCGGCTGA
- a CDS encoding RNB domain-containing ribonuclease, producing MPVRPVRLLAPSDATTSAVTAGLAALREEVELPGAHPPEVLAEAQEAARRGPDDARVPGPRADRTDVPFVTVDPVGSTDLDQAVHVERRGAGWRVRYAIADVAAFVAPGGPLDAETHRRGLTCYSPDGRVPLHPTVLSEGAASLLPGQVRPAVLWSIDLDADGEPVDVHVERATVRSRAQLAYGEVQDRLDAGTADDLLQSLAAVGRLREARERDRGGASLDVPEQEVVRADDGTFGLRFRATLPVEGWNAQISLLTGIVAARLMLDVGAGVVRTLPPADPRDVARLRRTARALDIDWPDDVPYPDLLAGLDSRLGPHAAFLREATTLFRGAGYRTFGPHEAPPTGHDAEHGAIRAPYAHVTAPLRRLVDRYGTEVCLAAVGGHDVPGWVQEQLPELPATMSRTGRRVAAFDRGVLDLVEAAVLAPRVGQVFTGVVVDADEPRDGRVRGALQLRDPAVVAPVTSASGVLPLGETLDARLDEVSVPHRRVTFVAR from the coding sequence GTGCCCGTTCGTCCCGTCCGCCTCCTCGCCCCTTCCGACGCCACGACGTCCGCCGTGACCGCGGGGCTCGCGGCCCTGCGGGAGGAGGTCGAGCTGCCGGGCGCCCACCCGCCCGAGGTGCTCGCCGAGGCGCAGGAGGCTGCCCGACGCGGACCGGACGACGCGCGCGTCCCCGGACCGCGCGCGGACCGCACCGACGTGCCCTTCGTGACCGTCGACCCGGTGGGCTCGACCGACCTCGACCAGGCGGTCCACGTCGAACGGCGCGGTGCCGGGTGGCGGGTGCGGTACGCCATCGCCGACGTCGCCGCCTTCGTCGCACCCGGCGGACCGCTGGACGCCGAGACGCACCGCCGCGGCCTGACCTGCTACAGCCCCGACGGGCGCGTCCCCCTGCACCCGACGGTGCTCTCGGAGGGCGCCGCCAGCCTCCTGCCCGGGCAGGTGCGCCCGGCCGTGCTGTGGAGCATCGACCTCGACGCCGACGGTGAGCCCGTCGACGTCCACGTGGAGCGGGCGACCGTGCGCAGCCGGGCCCAGCTCGCCTACGGCGAGGTGCAGGACCGGCTCGACGCGGGCACGGCCGACGACCTCCTGCAGTCGCTGGCCGCCGTCGGCCGGTTGCGCGAGGCGCGCGAGCGCGACCGCGGCGGGGCGTCCCTCGACGTCCCCGAGCAGGAGGTGGTGCGCGCCGACGACGGCACCTTCGGCCTGCGGTTCCGCGCGACGCTGCCCGTCGAGGGCTGGAACGCGCAGATCTCCCTGCTCACCGGCATCGTCGCCGCCCGGCTCATGCTCGACGTCGGTGCCGGCGTCGTCCGGACGCTGCCGCCCGCCGACCCGCGGGACGTCGCGCGGCTGCGGCGCACGGCGCGCGCCCTCGACATCGACTGGCCCGACGACGTGCCCTACCCCGACCTGCTGGCAGGCCTCGACTCGCGCCTCGGCCCCCACGCCGCGTTCCTGCGGGAGGCCACCACGCTGTTCCGCGGGGCCGGCTACCGCACCTTCGGCCCGCACGAGGCGCCGCCCACCGGGCACGACGCGGAGCACGGCGCGATCCGCGCGCCGTACGCGCACGTCACCGCCCCGCTGCGCCGGCTCGTCGACCGCTACGGCACCGAGGTCTGCCTCGCCGCCGTCGGTGGTCACGACGTGCCGGGATGGGTGCAGGAGCAGCTGCCCGAGCTGCCCGCCACGATGTCGCGCACCGGGCGGCGCGTCGCGGCGTTCGACCGCGGGGTGCTGGACCTGGTCGAGGCCGCCGTGCTGGCGCCCCGGGTCGGCCAGGTGTTCACCGGTGTGGTGGTCGACGCGGACGAGCCGCGCGACGGCCGGGTGCGCGGCGCCCTGCAGCTGCGCGACCCCGCCGTCGTGGCCCCGGTGACGTCCGCGTCGGGCGTCCTGCCGCTCGGGGAGACGCTCGACGCTCGGCTGGACGAGGTGTCGGTGCCCCACCGACGGGTGACATTCGTGGCGCGGTGA
- a CDS encoding NADPH-dependent FMN reductase, translating to MPRPDPVRVAALVGNPRSGSRTLAAAAALARTLAVRLDPTAAAAGPASVVDLATLAPALHAQPRTPDLDAALRAVADADVLVVATPVHKASFTGLLKSFLDLYGPDGLAGAVAVPLVVSASAAHALVGEVHLRPVLVELGATVPTRSLTLLDAELADVAPVVERWWQRAEDPLRRAVGADRTRALEVAR from the coding sequence ATGCCCCGACCCGACCCCGTGCGCGTCGCCGCGCTCGTCGGCAACCCCCGCTCCGGATCCCGCACGCTGGCCGCCGCCGCGGCCCTGGCCCGCACGCTCGCCGTGCGGCTCGACCCCACCGCCGCGGCTGCCGGTCCCGCGTCCGTCGTGGACCTCGCGACGCTGGCGCCCGCGCTGCACGCGCAGCCCCGCACCCCCGACCTCGACGCCGCGCTGCGGGCCGTGGCGGACGCCGACGTCCTCGTCGTCGCCACCCCCGTCCACAAGGCGTCGTTCACGGGCCTGCTCAAGTCGTTCCTCGACCTGTACGGCCCCGACGGCCTCGCCGGGGCCGTCGCCGTACCGCTGGTCGTCTCGGCCTCCGCCGCCCACGCGCTGGTCGGCGAGGTGCACCTGCGGCCCGTGCTGGTCGAGCTCGGCGCCACGGTCCCCACCCGGTCCCTCACGCTGCTGGACGCGGAGCTGGCCGACGTCGCACCGGTCGTCGAGCGCTGGTGGCAGCGCGCCGAGGACCCGCTGCGGCGGGCCGTCGGCGCGGACCGCACCCGCGCCCTGGAGGTGGCGCGATGA
- a CDS encoding flavin reductase family protein, with product MSTSTHDLHHLERLLAEHDEPTLTPDEYKQVFRRHAAGVAVVTLRDGDRLVGFTATSVISVSAAPPLLAFSLASGSSSWPALSRATTVAVSFLAEGQQDVSTRFATSGIDRFAAGGWTPLPTGEPVVDGAQAWVRGRVVQRTPVGDSHLVSLRALSHGVSCARPLVYRDRVYHRLTT from the coding sequence ATGAGCACGAGCACCCACGACCTGCACCACCTGGAACGCCTCCTGGCCGAGCACGACGAGCCGACGCTCACACCCGACGAGTACAAGCAGGTGTTCCGCCGGCACGCCGCCGGCGTCGCGGTCGTCACCCTGCGGGACGGTGACCGGCTCGTGGGCTTCACGGCGACGTCCGTCATCTCGGTGTCCGCCGCGCCGCCGCTGCTGGCGTTCTCGCTCGCGTCGGGGTCGTCGTCGTGGCCCGCGCTGTCCCGGGCGACCACCGTCGCGGTGTCCTTCCTGGCCGAGGGCCAGCAGGACGTGTCGACGCGGTTCGCGACCTCGGGGATCGACCGGTTCGCCGCCGGCGGCTGGACGCCGCTGCCGACCGGGGAGCCGGTCGTCGACGGGGCGCAGGCGTGGGTGCGCGGACGGGTCGTCCAGCGCACCCCCGTCGGCGACAGCCACCTGGTCTCGCTGCGGGCCCTCAGCCACGGTGTGAGCTGCGCGCGCCCGCTCGTCTACCGCGACCGGGTCTACCACCGCCTCACCACCTGA
- the purL gene encoding phosphoribosylformylglycinamidine synthase subunit PurL, producing MTTAPARPDVPSAPHASDTVEHAAATPEVEQPFAELGLKPDEYQRIRDILGRRPTAAELAMYSVMWSEHCSYKSSKVHLRQFGEKTTPAMKEHLLVGIGENAGVVDIGDGWAVTFKVESHNHPSYVEPYQGAATGVGGIVRDIISMGARPVAVMDQLRFGAPEHPDTARVVHGVVAGVGGYGNSLGLPNIGGELVFDSCYQGNPLVNALCLGVLRHEDIHLANASGVGNKVVLFGARTGGDGIGGASILASETFDDTKPSKRPSVQVGDPFMEKVLIECCLELYAARVVEGIQDLGAAGISCATSELASNGDGGMHVDLENVLLRDPTLTAGEILMSESQERMMAVVRPEKLDEFLAITSRWDVETAVIGEVTGTGRLTIDHFGQRIVDVDPKTVAHDGPVYDRPYARPAWQDGLVADSVSTPEGAARYARPSGGDELRATLLRLLASPNLASPAWVTDQYDRFVQGNTALAQPDDSGVVRVDETTGLGVALATDANGRYTKLDPYTGAQLALAEAYRNVATVGARPLAVTDCLNFGSPEHPDTMWQLVEAIRGLADACQVLEVPVTGGNVSLYNGTGEPGQIDSAIHPTPVVGVLGVLDDVADAVPSGWTAPGQAVYLLGTTRAELDGSAWADVVHDHLGGVPPRVDLDAERRLAQVLVAAARDELVDAAHDLSEGGLGLALVESSLRYGVGVQVSLDALCERDGLTPFEALFSESQARAVVAVPRSEEVRLLDLCTARGVPALRLGETAETCTLGAGTPVDDDDHVHAAAVEVSGLFTLPLTEARAEWEATLPRLFG from the coding sequence ATGACCACCGCACCTGCGCGCCCCGACGTCCCGTCCGCCCCGCATGCGTCCGACACCGTCGAGCACGCCGCGGCCACCCCGGAGGTCGAGCAGCCGTTCGCCGAGCTCGGCCTCAAGCCGGACGAGTACCAGCGGATCCGCGACATCCTCGGCCGCCGCCCCACCGCGGCCGAGCTCGCGATGTACTCCGTCATGTGGTCCGAGCACTGCTCGTACAAGTCGTCGAAGGTGCACCTGCGGCAGTTCGGCGAGAAGACCACGCCGGCGATGAAGGAGCACCTGCTCGTCGGCATCGGCGAGAACGCGGGCGTCGTCGACATCGGTGACGGCTGGGCCGTGACGTTCAAGGTCGAGTCGCACAACCACCCGTCGTACGTCGAGCCCTACCAGGGTGCGGCCACGGGTGTCGGCGGCATCGTGCGCGACATCATCTCGATGGGTGCGCGTCCCGTGGCGGTCATGGACCAGCTGCGGTTCGGCGCCCCGGAGCACCCGGACACCGCGCGCGTCGTGCACGGGGTCGTCGCCGGCGTCGGCGGGTACGGCAACTCCCTGGGCCTGCCGAACATCGGCGGCGAGCTGGTCTTCGACTCCTGCTACCAGGGCAACCCGCTGGTCAACGCGCTGTGCCTGGGCGTGCTGCGCCACGAGGACATCCACCTGGCCAACGCCTCGGGCGTCGGCAACAAGGTCGTCCTGTTCGGTGCGCGCACCGGCGGCGACGGCATCGGCGGCGCGTCGATCCTGGCGTCGGAGACGTTCGACGACACCAAGCCGTCCAAGCGCCCGTCGGTGCAGGTCGGCGACCCGTTCATGGAGAAGGTGCTCATCGAGTGCTGCCTCGAGCTGTACGCGGCACGCGTCGTCGAGGGCATCCAGGACCTGGGCGCGGCCGGCATCTCCTGCGCGACGAGCGAGCTCGCGTCGAACGGTGACGGCGGCATGCACGTCGACCTGGAGAACGTGCTGCTGCGCGACCCCACCCTGACGGCTGGCGAGATCCTCATGTCCGAGTCGCAGGAGCGGATGATGGCCGTGGTCCGGCCCGAGAAGCTCGACGAGTTCCTCGCCATCACGTCGAGGTGGGACGTCGAGACCGCCGTCATCGGCGAGGTCACCGGCACCGGCAGGCTGACGATCGACCACTTCGGGCAGCGGATCGTCGACGTCGACCCGAAGACGGTCGCGCACGACGGCCCGGTGTACGACCGGCCGTACGCGCGTCCCGCCTGGCAGGACGGGCTGGTCGCGGACTCCGTGAGCACCCCCGAGGGTGCGGCGCGCTACGCCCGACCGTCGGGCGGCGACGAGCTGCGCGCCACGCTGCTGCGGCTGCTCGCCTCGCCCAACCTCGCCTCCCCGGCGTGGGTGACCGACCAGTACGACCGGTTCGTGCAGGGCAACACCGCGCTCGCGCAGCCCGACGACTCCGGGGTCGTGCGCGTCGACGAGACCACGGGCCTGGGCGTCGCGCTGGCCACCGACGCCAACGGCCGCTACACCAAGCTCGACCCGTACACCGGCGCGCAGCTCGCGCTCGCCGAGGCGTACCGCAACGTCGCCACCGTCGGCGCGCGGCCCCTGGCCGTCACCGACTGCCTCAACTTCGGCAGCCCCGAGCACCCCGACACCATGTGGCAGCTCGTCGAGGCGATCCGCGGGCTCGCGGACGCGTGCCAGGTGCTCGAGGTGCCGGTGACCGGTGGCAACGTCTCGCTGTACAACGGCACGGGGGAGCCCGGCCAGATCGACTCCGCGATCCACCCGACGCCCGTCGTCGGCGTGCTGGGCGTGCTCGACGACGTGGCCGACGCCGTGCCGTCGGGGTGGACCGCTCCCGGGCAGGCCGTGTACCTGCTGGGGACGACGCGTGCCGAGCTCGACGGCTCCGCCTGGGCCGACGTCGTGCACGACCACCTCGGTGGCGTGCCGCCGCGCGTCGACCTGGACGCCGAGCGCCGTCTGGCGCAGGTGCTCGTCGCCGCCGCGCGGGACGAGCTGGTCGACGCCGCGCACGACCTGTCCGAGGGCGGCCTGGGCCTCGCGCTCGTCGAGTCGAGCCTGCGGTACGGCGTCGGGGTGCAGGTCAGCCTCGACGCGCTGTGCGAGCGCGACGGGCTGACGCCGTTCGAGGCGCTGTTCTCGGAGTCGCAGGCCCGCGCGGTCGTGGCGGTCCCGCGCTCGGAGGAGGTGCGCCTGCTCGACCTGTGCACCGCCCGCGGCGTCCCGGCCCTGCGGCTGGGCGAGACGGCCGAGACCTGCACCCTGGGTGCCGGCACGCCGGTCGACGACGACGACCACGTGCACGCGGCCGCGGTCGAGGTGAGCGGCCTGTTCACCCTGCCGCTGACCGAGGCCCGCGCGGAGTGGGAGGCCACCCTCCCGCGCCTCTTCGGCTGA
- a CDS encoding MBL fold metallo-hydrolase: MTTIRSLGHACVRLDRDDQVLVIDPGTWSDADALAGATGVLVTHEHPDHVDPPRLLAALDDSPRLEVWAPAGVVDQLVAAGADLARLHVVVEGDRFEAAGFPVEALGEWHAVIHPDIPRIPNLAYLVDGVVLHPGDSFTPPPPGTHVEVLCVPVSAPWLRLADAVDYVRLVRPALAVAIHHGILNDDGLALVDRVVGQLVPPTGYRRLAPGESLTLDDD, from the coding sequence GTGACCACCATCCGCTCGCTGGGCCACGCCTGCGTCCGCCTCGACCGCGACGACCAGGTGCTGGTCATCGACCCCGGCACCTGGAGCGACGCCGACGCCCTCGCGGGCGCGACGGGCGTCCTCGTGACGCACGAGCACCCCGACCACGTGGACCCGCCGCGCCTCCTCGCGGCGCTCGACGACTCGCCCCGCCTGGAGGTGTGGGCCCCGGCCGGCGTCGTCGACCAGCTGGTGGCCGCCGGCGCGGACCTCGCACGGCTGCACGTGGTCGTGGAGGGGGACCGGTTCGAGGCCGCGGGCTTCCCGGTCGAGGCGCTGGGCGAGTGGCACGCCGTCATCCACCCCGACATCCCCCGGATCCCCAACCTCGCCTACCTGGTCGACGGTGTCGTGCTGCACCCCGGGGACTCGTTCACGCCGCCGCCGCCGGGCACCCACGTCGAGGTGCTGTGCGTGCCGGTCAGCGCGCCGTGGCTCAGGCTCGCGGACGCCGTCGACTACGTGCGCCTCGTCCGCCCGGCCCTCGCCGTGGCGATCCACCACGGCATCCTCAACGACGACGGGCTCGCACTGGTGGACCGCGTCGTGGGGCAGCTCGTCCCGCCGACGGGCTACCGGCGCCTGGCGCCGGGCGAGAGCCTGACGCTCGACGACGACTGA
- a CDS encoding DUF2599 domain-containing protein produces the protein MGARAVGRDGAARRVLAARAARAGVAAAVVAGLTAGCGPSDDVTAAPATPAASTAAPSADAPSAGAAPVVPDAESVLRDGAPLADAARPGHDAGSLLPVDGGDLQVVDQGDGSVAVTVQGAPGTLAWVAPPSGGRGEVQSDGSLTLHDEAGTVVAALAAPVAADGTRAAWRPSGDVVALDGPTGSASFVVGTVPLEGATWGENEGGRSLAVVPRPWVRDGGLAAQQALASQLSATEPEAASPSMQAQLWCHVLGARDKASWNLEPWRPEVPTTTLLATRCNPTDDDA, from the coding sequence GTGGGTGCGCGCGCGGTGGGTCGGGACGGTGCGGCCCGCCGCGTCCTCGCGGCGCGCGCCGCGCGGGCGGGTGTCGCCGCGGCCGTCGTGGCCGGGCTCACGGCCGGGTGCGGTCCGTCCGACGACGTGACGGCGGCGCCCGCGACCCCTGCGGCGAGCACGGCCGCGCCGTCGGCCGACGCCCCGTCCGCCGGTGCCGCCCCGGTGGTCCCCGACGCCGAGAGCGTCCTGCGGGACGGGGCGCCCCTCGCCGACGCCGCGCGGCCCGGTCACGACGCCGGGTCGCTGCTGCCCGTCGACGGCGGCGACCTGCAGGTCGTCGACCAGGGCGACGGGTCGGTCGCGGTGACCGTGCAGGGCGCGCCCGGCACCCTCGCGTGGGTCGCGCCGCCGTCCGGCGGTCGCGGCGAGGTGCAGAGCGACGGGTCACTGACCCTGCACGACGAGGCCGGGACGGTCGTCGCGGCGCTCGCGGCCCCCGTCGCGGCCGACGGCACCCGCGCCGCCTGGCGTCCCTCCGGCGACGTGGTGGCGCTGGACGGGCCGACGGGATCGGCGTCGTTCGTCGTGGGGACCGTGCCGCTGGAGGGCGCGACGTGGGGCGAGAACGAGGGCGGCCGCTCCCTGGCCGTGGTGCCGCGCCCGTGGGTGCGCGACGGCGGCCTGGCCGCGCAGCAGGCGCTCGCCTCCCAGCTCTCGGCCACCGAGCCCGAGGCCGCGTCGCCCTCGATGCAGGCCCAGCTGTGGTGCCACGTGCTCGGCGCGCGCGACAAGGCGTCGTGGAACCTCGAGCCGTGGCGGCCCGAGGTCCCGACGACCACGCTGCTCGCCACCCGCTGCAACCCCACCGACGACGACGCCTGA
- a CDS encoding heme biosynthesis protein HemY, whose translation MSSTEPGHVPDPERQEFRRLPEPIAFEDMVASVDVRPVPDPDGGRDPNHEWMLRHG comes from the coding sequence ATGTCGAGCACCGAGCCCGGCCACGTGCCGGACCCCGAGCGGCAGGAGTTCCGCCGGCTCCCGGAGCCGATCGCGTTCGAGGACATGGTGGCGAGCGTGGACGTGCGCCCCGTGCCCGACCCCGACGGCGGCCGGGACCCCAACCACGAGTGGATGCTGCGGCACGGCTGA
- a CDS encoding alpha/beta fold hydrolase, with product MPLLTDAGVRTLVPDQRGYSPGARPRGRRPYAVRELVADVVALLDTAEHAHVAGHDWGGGIAWALAAHRPDRVASLTALGTPHPAAMRSGLLRGQALRSWVHRRVPGPAAARARSARRRRRPARSPP from the coding sequence GTGCCGCTCCTGACGGACGCCGGCGTGCGCACGCTCGTGCCCGACCAGCGCGGCTACTCCCCCGGCGCCCGCCCGCGCGGGCGCCGGCCGTACGCGGTGCGCGAGCTCGTCGCGGACGTCGTGGCGCTGCTCGACACCGCCGAGCACGCGCACGTCGCCGGGCACGACTGGGGCGGCGGGATCGCGTGGGCGCTCGCCGCGCACCGGCCGGACCGCGTCGCCTCGCTCACCGCGCTCGGCACCCCGCACCCGGCCGCGATGCGGTCCGGGCTGCTGCGCGGTCAGGCGCTGCGGTCCTGGGTACATCGGCGCGTTCCAGGTCCCGCGGCTGCCCGAGCGCGCTCTGCTCGCCGACGACGGCGCCCGGCGCGCTCACCGCCGTGA